tttccatACTCTCCCTTAATCACCCAGCCTTCTTTTCTGTGTAGTTCAAACTAATTCAGGTTTAGAAATCTACATGCTCAAAGGCAAAACAGATTAGGGCTATGGTCTggcaccaaactgttcagaattaATCTGcaaagcccccacccacccccgtcctTCTTTGGTTCATTCCAGCCCCACCTTTCCTCCCGGATAGTTTGATTTGGCCTGATGTCAAAAGGCTTCACAGAAGGATGCCTGCAATGTACAAGCTTATCTTGCCAAACCCTCACAAAAGAATTGCAAATTAAATTACACACTGCTACAAATTAAAGACTTCGTATAGACTTTTGCACAATTGTATATCTTTATAACAGTCTCTCTTGTGGCCTTTAGGAGCATTCTATAAGCTATGTGCCAGCTAGCTGGTTGGGGTGAACATTCAGCAAGGAAATCCAGTCTATCTGATAAGAATGTTGAATATGATGCGCTTTCCCTCCAGACCtgtgggttttaaattcatgTCAGCTGTGCTTCTTTGAAATTAAGACAatgttagatatatatatataccccaaATAGGTAAAGCATGCTCTGGCGGAAAAGCATTTGCAACATATGGCTTTAAACCACCATTACTGAGCCAAGCCATAAGCATCAAAGTTGAGGCAAGCATTTGAACACGGCAAACTACACTATCACTGTGTCTCAATTTTATAGCAGCTATAGTAATTATGATTCTATCCATAAAATACAGGGAATTATAGGGTAGGCTGCATATTGATATTTTGCCAAACCTGTTCACCAAACTACATTTCAGGGTTCCCATTGGAAGAAGGAATGTTAAACCAATTAACATTGGTTTATGAAGCTTAAAATGTGGCATTCAATTTCAAGTAAAAGATGGTGTTTTAAAATTGCCCTTGCGTTTTAAAGCCACATCAAAATTGAAGGCCGGGCCAAATTAATGGATCACAGTAATGTGCTTATTGAAGTACACACTTCTCTCACTAACTATAACAAAAAAAGCTGTACCTGAAATTCTTCGTACTTGCCTATGAAAATTGTGTTTCTGAAAATGTATCATAAATGAAGCAGCTGGAGGAATTCCAAGGATTGATCTTCCAAAAACAAAATAGGTTAACTTTCAAGGGAATAATTCAGTTGGCATAGACTACGAAGATTTCTAGAATGCGCTGATAAGATGTGGATTTAGCTGTCTTATGTATGGTCTGTCTGAAGTAATGTTCAGTTCTCATATTGTAACCCATGCATATTGCTAATTCTATCATTCGTTCCTCTTGTCTAACAGATACGAAGATGAAATTAACAAGAGAACAGGTGCAGAGAATGAATTTGTGGTGCTCAAGAAGGTAATTGATTTGCCTAAGATACTGGGGTCTCAAAGAGATGAAAAAGAAGGTTTGAATGTGTTGAGCCGAGCAAGTTTGTTTTCTGCTCAAAACGCAAcagacttttcttctgttttgtGCAGGATGTGGATGGTGCCTACATGAACAAGATTGAACTTGCTAGCAAATCAGACTCACTGAATGATGAAATTGAGTTCTTGAAAGCACTGTTTGAAGCAGTAAGTTTCCTTTATTAAGTTATCAAAGGTTCTATTTCTAAACTTAAAATAAGCTCTGGGTCTATATTCAGTCAGAAGACTAGAGAATTTAGTTCTTAATGTAAACCTAAGCTTGAACCTTAGAAAAAGCCTtagtaaatctaaatctaaatctaaatctaaatctaaatctaaatctaaatctaaatctaaatgagctgcggtggcacaatggttagagtgcagtactgcaggctatttctgttaATCACAGGCTGCCAGTAGTTTGGCAGTTcgggtctcaccagctcaaggttgactcagccttccatcctcccgaggtcggtcaaatgaggacttagattgttgggggcaatatgctgactctgtaaaccgcttagagagggctgtaatagcactgagaagcagtatataagtctaagtgctattgctaaatctcCTACATCTGACTAAAAGCAGAATCTTTCCAAGATCTGTTAATTGGAAGCACTTGGAATTGAATATGGCATTTTATTCATACAAGGCATGAACTATGGTACTACCAAAGATCATAGACTATATTATCTCTCATCCCTTTAATTAAttctcttatatttctatttgccATTAAGTAGACTATAAATATATTGgaggaagaatttaaaaaatgctactgaaagcaaaaaaaaaagttatttttattaaCAGAAATACCAGCTCCCTTTCAataccaataaaaatattttaaaaatatttttaatcctgcctttattctttttataagaAACTCAAGGTGGCGCACATACCTAATATACCTTCCTTCtcaattttcctcacaacaacatccctgtgaggtggattgagctgagagacagtgaatggttcaaaatcacccagccgtttcatgcctaaggtaggactagtaATCCCGGTTTCTAGCTTGGTACcttaccactagaccaaactgaatgTATTCAACATTTTACGTATCACTCTGAAACTTGATAAATTCTCCAATTTGAAGTCTCCCATTATGGAGATTTTCTTCCCTTGACCACCTCACCTTGCCATTATTTGTTAGCACATCAACTTAATGCAACAGAAAGATATCATTGTAAAAAAGCGAAGTCTtgtcattaagaaaaaaaataagtaaggGGAAAGCTATATAATACTATTTTCTTAGCCATGCTAAAAGAATGAGGAGTTGGAATTCCTAAAATGATCATAGCAGACTGATTTGTCGAAGCTTGTTGTCTATATTTCTTAATGttccattgcagaaaatattagatCAGTTTTTCCGTCAGAAAGGATATACTTCCAAAGATATCTTCCCTTCACCAGTTTTCACTTGCTTGGTTATATGTTTGAAGAGCTGACTAAATGTTTAGGCAAGCAGAGACTTAATGACATCAATTATCACATCTTTTGCAATATAAACTCAATTTCCTCCAGCTATTCCTGGATCAAGACAGAACTATATTTAAATAAGGCACCTCCACACTGCAGGGCTGTCTAGTCTGGACTTGATGCTAGCAAGCAATGGAAAAAATATCCACTCCCTTCCTTGGCAACTTTTCCAAGTGAAATTAATCACTTCGATTTGGAAGCATTTATGAGTTAATAGAACATATTTTGACTGAGCTTGCATTCCAGTTATTGTGAATAACACCTTCTTTCACTAAAATTCCTAACTCTAACAAAAGGcattattaagaaaactaaagggCTGCTACAAAttggaatataaattgaaaggCTTCAAACAAAATTGAATTAGGATTTCAGAAAGTTCTCTAGCCCTGTTAGGTACTTAATCCATTTTTCCATAACTGCTTCAACAAGACCATACTACTTTTGCTCTGCTGTCCAGGTGAcctagtttttgttttaatttttttgcaggAATTAATGCAAATGCAGCAGCAAGTATCAGATACCTCTGTCATATTGTCCATGGACAACAACAGAAGCCTGGACTTGAATAGCATAATTGCTGAGGTCAAGGCACAGTATGAAGATATTGCCAACAGGAGCCGGACCGAGGCCGAATCATGGTATCAAACCAAGGTTAGTAGCTGGAATAATAAATTCATTAAAGGCCTAGAGTGACTTTTCATAATCAGGCCACCTCCAGATTGGTTGGAATTCCCTGCACTAGAGGGCAGCAGGTTGTAAATGTCTTGTCTTCCCATCCTTGACAAAATTATGCCAGTATCAATTGTGCCAGAGAGTGGCGCTGCCCTTCCAGGTTTAATGGgcgaatgagaaagaaagagactgaTGCATTCAACTTGGGTGCATTTCCCCGCCCAGGGTGTTTCCTATTGGTGGGAGAAGCAGCCATCAATCACACTCCAGAACATGTGGTAGCTCAGGATTGGGTGAGTGTAGGCAGGTGTCTCAGGTAAAAGGCTTAGTCCCCTTTCAAATTGCCTGAGAAACAAATCACGGGCACATACATGTGAGCTGGGATAGGCCATTTCTGTTTCCCCTAAATCCTTTGGCAGGAAAACAGCGTGGTTGTTGGAGAGgaggaggtgaggtgaggtgaggtgaagtGTACGGGAGGGGAGAGTAGAGCAGAGGGACTCTAAAAATAACTGCATTGACAGGTCACAGACCTGGAGAGACCTGGGTCCAATGGAGAAAATTCTTTGGTCCAATGCTTTGGGTCTGGGACTTGTGAGCTGGATGTAGAGCATGGAGAGACACTCCCCCCTgcttcaggggtgctattcagcaggttctgataggttctggagaaccggtagcggaaattttgagtagttcggagaaccagcaaatgccacctctggctggccccagagtggggtgggagtgaagattttgcagtatccttccccctggagtggggtgggaatggagattttacagtatccttcccctgccatgcccaccaagccacgcccacagaactggcagtaaaaaaaattgaattccaccactgtcctGCTTTCCTGCTTTCCGCCACCTGTTGCGACACTGACTGGTTACAGGTACAGAGGAGGAGCATATGATAAAGCAGGAAGAGGGTGAGAAATCTACTCCCTCCTCCTTCACCGTGTCTTTGTGACCATCAGACTAACATTAGTGTGGCTTCCTTtctgctcattcattcattcatattattatttatttatacttatcTCACTATCTAGGGTGCCTCTGGCTGGTTTACAACAACataaaagcataaatataaaacaggggcagtcaacctttttatacctaccgcccacttttgttagtagtaaaattttctaaccgcccactggttccacagtaatggtgatttataaagtagatttggtggggggtgccggctaccagctctgcttgtctgttacagctgggtggtgtggggggagatgcgtgagctattctgggacgagggtcttttgtctgcggtcgcactatagcgccatttagtttcacttatgtaacgtgaattaaacttatgcgtgggcaatgtaaatagtatattttcagaaatttaaattgtcacggggaattttatgaaaacctaatgaaaatgtttttaaataatgctatgaaaatttttttaaaagtcaattaaataaaaaaaaaaaaaggaaagtgcttcagtatcggacaaaacccgcccaccatgaaagctggaacgcccactagtgggcagtagggaccaggttgactaccactgatatataagcataaaaagTGTTAAAATTAACAATAATTAAATGAAAGGTTAAAACCCAAAAGCAGAGATGGTACAGTTGTTCCCTTTTGTCTCTCATTCAATCAGCTACTTCCAGAATAGTGTATCCCCACTGGGGCTTCAAGCCTTCGGGCAGAGCCAGGATTTAAGGCCCTTCCAGAAGGTCAGAAAGATGTAGACAGATCTCATCTCTGGTGGGAAGATGTTCTAGGGGGCAGGGGCCATGACAGAGAAGACTCTTCTTCTTGACCCTACTAGCCAAACGTCCTTGGCTGACGGGATCTTAGGAAGGCCAAGACATGTGTTCCCTCAACTTGTGATCCTGACTCTAAGTAGCTTCATTTCCTAAACCTACAAAGAGTCCCTTGAAAGAACTTTTGCCCCCACatcggtggtgggttgctaccggttctccccagattgggcgaaccaatagcagcagcagcgggaggctctggccaccagcctggatgcttctgtgcatgtacagaagcgGCATACATgcacccacgagcgaaccggtagtgacgggttttgaaacctgccccaccTAATAGAATGCCTTCCCCAGCCTCTGTGCTGATTTTCCATCTCCTCTGTTTTAATGATACCTTTGTTTATTTCTGAATGTCAGTATGAAGAACTACAAGTGTCTGCTGGGCGCCATGGCGATGACCTTCGTAACACGAAGACAGAAATTTCTGAGCTTAATCGGGTGATCCAGAGACTGCGAGGTGAAATCGATGGCTTGAAGAAACAGGTGATATTTTAACGGATCTTGCCATTTAGCTTGTGAGAACGGGCTAAAGAGTAGGCCCTTTGCTTTGCCAGAGCAGATTTGTACCACTGATACGCATTTTTAGGGGGTGGATAAACAGTTTTCTGAGTACTCATTTACTCCCTTGCATACAGAAAAGAAAACTAGGGAGAAAAgtactttaaattatttttcatgaTACGTAGTGAGTTTTTCATGAGGAAGCACTCCTGaagcagtattttttaaaaaaagtttaaatactATTTGGTTTGGCTTCAAAATATTGGTAGAAAAAATATTGAGGCAAGTATCACTGCTgaatgagaaaaaggaaaaagaagcaaagatgaaggaaggaaggaaggaaggaaggaaggaaggaaggaaggaaggaaggaaggaaggaaggaaggaaggaaggaaggaaggaaggaaactagcAACAGTTAAATATGCTAATTGATATTCAAGCAGTTGCCATTCCTGGTTAGCATTAACTAGAATTAATTGATTTGAATGCCAGTTACTGCTAACCAGAAATGGTGGCCATTCAGCATTCAGATgacataaataaagaaaaaaatatgtttcaaCACCATGCATTACAAGAAATAACTTAGGAAGCATGGGAGGTGCCATTCTACACACCAAAgactatgtctatggagattcccagtcatccaggtcatagttgtcccaaaggtgctttttcaaaaggcaaccagattcgttttttctttgaaaatatttcacttctcatcattcatgaactgaagaagcttcttggatgagaagaaaaacgtTTTTAAGGataaaacaagtccagttgccttttgaaaaagcacctttggggcaccaAAGACTAGCACactcaaaatttcttctttttaaacattACATTATTCTAATCATAACCACATTTTAGTGTTTCTTCTACTCTGTGGGATTTTGCTAGTGAATCCACAGATAGTACATCTCTCATTGTATAAATGTTGCAAGGTATCTAAACAATCAAGTTGAACAAGTTGCGGTTAGTTGCTTTGCAATAGCTCTTAGGCATTGCAAATTAAACCAGGAGTTCCCTCCTTCATCTTACTACATCATAGACAAGCAGGCAGATAGGCAggttattatataaattattccGCACCCTAATGTGTTCTAAAGGAAGGTAGCCAGGCAACTACAGTGAGCCAGTTTTtccatattattaaaatatttttgttcttttatcatccgtctaaaaaaaaatatcaatgatAGATCAGCAGTTTCAACAGCTTCTTTTGGAATTATTCCATTTATGTTTATCCAGAGGCATTATTTGCTCAGAGCGTGATAAATAACTGAAGctttgtatattaatatataaattatcatgcagttgttaagaacAAGTTGCAAGTGAAGTTTTATAGAATTCTGCCCAGTTCTACGGTATTGCATGGGACAGATTTGCTTTTGTAATAGCTGGGTTAGCATATTCTTCTTTGCTATCATtgtttaactatggttttaagcCATAATTGGCTGAATTTCCACATTATGCTAAGGCATAAACTTAGAACTTAAATGGTTCAGGTTACACAACACATtgaataaaaaatgaacaattgCCTTATAtatagttttggtcgccacaatgtaaaaaagatgttgagactctagaaagagtgcagagaagagcaacaaagatgattaggggactagaggctaaaacatatgaagaacggttgcaggaactcggtttgcctagtttaatgaaaagaaggactaggggagacatgatagcagtgtttcaatatctcaggggctgccacaaagaagagggagtcaagctattccccaaagcacttgagggcatgacaagaagcaatgggtggaaactaaacaaagagagaagcaacctagaactaaggagaaatttcctgacagttagaacaattaataagtggaatgacttgcctgcagaagttgtgaatgctccaacactggaaatttttaagaagatgttggataaccatttgtctgaagtggtataaggtatcctgcctgggcagaggttggactagaagacctccaaggtcccttccaactctgttattattattaatatgcaCCTTCTCTTAGGCATCACATTTAAGAAAGTTGCattaagataataataataaaaacagcagcagcagcagaatcgatgaaaaacaacttgaaaaagtcaccagatatcaagatttgagaatcgaattgcagggactctggcataaaccagtgcaggtggttccagtggtactcggcacactgggagctgtgcctaaagacctaggcaagcacttaaaagcaattggcgccaacaagatcaccattggtcagctgcagaaggccaccttactgggatctgctcgcataattcgccgatacatcacgcagtcctaaacgcttgggaagtgttcgactagtgatctgtgatacgaaatccagcatagttatctcgtttgctgtgtatactgtcattttgtgtaaataaaataataataataattagcttGTTTCCTGAGCTAATGGAGGCACTTACGGAAATTTACGGAAATATTGTTACAATGTTGGGGCATTGAACCACAAGCATTTGCTTTAGATGCAGATGTGTACTcagcaccagtagtgggttccacttaccttcgctaccggttcggcacTGTGAGTGCACACGCATGTGTGCTTGCTTCACTcgtggcgcttctgcgcatgaacagaaccttctgtgcatgcgcagagcgtccgtgatgacgtcGGGGCGGGTGGATGGGGCCTTCTGCCGCTGCCACTACCAATTctcccaaaccggggtgaaccagtagaaacccaccactgctcagcaCCTGTGTGTTTTAGATACTAATATTGGTAGCATACAATTTTGTTGCTCAGAAGTATGTtttgtctttaagaagagattttcaAGTTTTCTGTGCTTACAGGCTGGAAGCGATATTCTTCCTGAATTATCCAAAGAGAACCCATAGTAACAGTTTTTATATGAATGGCctccaataataacaataataattctcATACCCATTCCCAGTGTGCCAACCTTCAGACAGCCATTTCTGAGGCTGAAGGTCGTGGTGAGCTTGCCCTCAAGGATGCTAAGCAAAAGCTGAATGAATTGGAGGAAGCTTCGCAGAGAGCCAAACAAGAACTTGCCCGGCTACTCAAGGACTTTCAGGAGCTCATGAATGTCAAACTGGCCCTTGACATCGAGATTGCCACTTACAGGAAGCTGATCGAAGGAGAAGAAATCAGGTCAGTTGAGAGAAGCACAGCACTAAATATAATGCTTTTAAACCAATTGCTAAACCCATAGCTTATCTACCGTTTCTCATTAATCTTCCTTTTGactttctttaaataaaaaagaGCACTCGTTTGGATTGTTTCATCTGAACAGCTTGCACCTTGAAATGAAACGGTTAAATTGAAAAAGTCCTTTTTAAAAGTTCCTggtgatcttaaaaaaaaaacaacacctcttttctttttgtaaaaaaaataataataatcttgttTGTGAAATAGAAaggttaaaccagtggtgggattctaataatttaacaaccggttctctgccctaatgatttcttccaacaagcagttcaccaaactgttcagaaaattaacaaccggttcacccgaagtggtgcgaactggctgaatcccaccactgggttaaacCGATCTGACCAGAATGCTGTTTTTCTACATTTGTCTCATTGACTGGAGGACGATGGAACTGCATGTTTCTGTAAcattaagagcattttttttcctccaaaagagAGACACATTGCTctggttcatttttattttttttttgttactaaaGACCCACAGAGCACAAATCTGATAAACATTGTTCGGCCCATTCTTTTCAGGATGGAGAGATAAGATGCATTcagagtctatggagattctcaatcatccaagtcataattgtcccaaagatgctttttccaaaaggcaacaggactttcttggtttttctctttgataatattttgctcctcatccaagaagctttttcagttccacttcacttcagaactgaagaagctccttggatgggaagtgaaacgttttcaaagagaaaaaccaagtaagtccggttgccttttgaaaaaaaagcacctttgggagatgcATTAAAAGTTTCATATTATCCACAGCTAGCCATAGTGACTACATGTatatatacccagtggtgggattcagccagttctcaccacttcgggagaactggttgttaactttctgagcagtttggcaaactggttgttggaagaaattattagggcagccaaccggttgttaaattacttgaatcccaccactgtatatacctATGTGGTGACCTTACATTGTAAACTCCACCCTGCTGTACTTCTGCTCAgaggtaggcttcaaaaattttagcaaggggttctctgcccagttgctggatgggcatggcctagttggcctcctgcaccatggggagggcatttttgccctccccgggctctggaggctttccttgagcctccgggaggacagaaatggcctccccaggctctggaggccctctggaggccagaaattggctcatttccggccttcctgaacttccagtaggcccatttttcgccctccctgagcctctgtatgtgccctgcacttacctgcatccaaaacggaccacgtggggactcctgggaagagcggggaggggtgggcggggccagccaggagtgggatttgagggatctccgaactgcacagaatctaagctagaggttctcccgaacccctgcgaacccccagcaacccacccctgcttctgtcccAATATGTGACAGCAGTCTGTCAGTCATGACGTTATGAGACATGTTTCACCACTTGCCCCTAGGCACAGGTTGAGTTCATATTACTGTCATCGCAATCctccttttttatattaaaaaatgtgGTAGCTTTACTGTAAGTTGAAGCATTAACTCCAATTATTACATTGCTTTTCAGACTGCAAGAAGGCGTTGGAAATGTCAGCTATTGTAAGTATTGTCCCTATTTATGCATTTGTGCATGCatggttttttatttaaaaaaaggagccTTGAGATGCATTTTCTCTATAGAAGTCACGGAAGCAACTtaatttcctttctctcccctccccacatcCCCACTGTTTTCCAGCTGTAGTCAGCAGCACTACTACCAGTGGATATGCTGGTGGAACTGGCCTGGCCTTGGGAGGAGGTTTCGGTGGAGGAAGTGGTGCAGGACTCGGAGGAGGACTCGGAGGAGGATACGGAGGAGGATACGGAGTTGGAattggtggcggtggcggcggtggttATGGCATTAGCAGTGGCAGCAACTATGGAGGAACCGGTTTTGGTTCAGGGTTCAGCAGCGGAGGTGGGAGCTCTTACAGCAGTGGAGGAGGTCGCCATTcctcaggtggaggaggaggttccAGTgtaaaaattgtatcaaaaaccaG
This genomic window from Ahaetulla prasina isolate Xishuangbanna chromosome 2, ASM2864084v1, whole genome shotgun sequence contains:
- the LOC131192191 gene encoding keratin, type II cytoskeletal 5-like produces the protein MTSRVSYRTSSGGANRGFTSGSAIVGGSGGGRSSFSSYSVSRVGGARGGGGGSYGLGGFGSRSLHNMGGSKRIAYGTVCGGLRSGYGGGYGLGGGAGFGYGMGVGGGGYGMGGGGAGYGMGGGGAGYGMGGGAGGFLVGGPGFVRGGPGFPVCPPGGIQEVTINQHLLQPLNLEIDPEIQRVRSQEREQIKTLNNKFASFIDKVRFLEQQNKVLETKWDLLQQQGTHVRQRNVEPLFEGYINNLRKQLDSLINERGRLDLELRNMQDMVEDFKNKYEDEINKRTGAENEFVVLKKDVDGAYMNKIELASKSDSLNDEIEFLKALFEAELMQMQQQVSDTSVILSMDNNRSLDLNSIIAEVKAQYEDIANRSRTEAESWYQTKYEELQVSAGRHGDDLRNTKTEISELNRVIQRLRGEIDGLKKQCANLQTAISEAEGRGELALKDAKQKLNELEEASQRAKQELARLLKDFQELMNVKLALDIEIATYRKLIEGEEIRLQEGVGNVSYSVVSSTTTSGYAGGTGLALGGGFGGGSGAGLGGGLGGGYGGGYGVGIGGGGGGGYGISSGSNYGGTGFGSGFSSGGGSSYSSGGGRHSSGGGGGSSVKIVSKTSTSRKSAY